The Plasmodium brasilianum strain Bolivian I chromosome 14, whole genome shotgun sequence genome contains a region encoding:
- a CDS encoding hypothetical protein (conserved Plasmodium protein) — protein MYLKNNRDEVVNNYNNILPSSKEKVLLNYLSSLKKKLKEKHNIQFCEFFIDEYGMKKNICSSIIQIYFPFDKGNNYKEIYSYIKNFFTYEILLKKKIKTILLANTTLLFNWKKKNFCDFNLKEFKLSKEKNESMTDIKEKKKKYEKLMNVGKTMLRENKYEDEKVNLEEDFYIHMWILIKKSLDLRKDVFIEMSSGKEYDIDDCPYRSIFYLWNEKNVYININKTEKIKILISQLKNKEYFVPAFYEEIKNKVKKKDKTFTKKGKYRTVVFKFVPVNIDALTPIVENKFYVIRKDRFLLKYPHGSKTTFYNNCKKDEYGYFLQHDGLTEMHTHYTNKFYTDIESVCSFYKHRRDRKRAKIYLPQKFKTIEYYDDCGHQRLKKLEQRIGFYSRFTFYANRADGLAYYVEIKDYKLMEYFINRNDEYKGRNRKTLFLITFEGDEYYVTKITVKYRNKNAKNGIKKKVFLIPENKIILVYYNEYNKISNVCEVYEKCIRYNEDTEEDEEVIAYKRNFIYKHFVNYQDSTEGNKLYLLKEEGEIFQDIKNIYDNVICSIIREKKEIKRMEDAYQYMPNNITNINEIVYHENNEIDLFNKKLMQDNLNVYNFYYTYPWNNHLDISMENNFFSSKKKMLTVECACDEITYIASEKKNEPQYEYILEGNMTCAGSKYDGSTKFTKSCEKEKCQDTGSMKLPILENRLLKYKQELLEIKDLNNPSNNEKFQRIKQNIKFTEDRIYHCKNKEV, from the exons CTTAAAGAAAAGCATAACATTCAGTTCTGTGAATTCTTTATTGATGAATAcggaatgaaaaaaaatatttgttcctcaataatacaaatatatttcccCTTCGa CAAGGGAAATAactataaagaaatatacagctatattaaaaacttttttacttatgaaatattattaaaaaaaaaaattaaaacgatATTACTAGCCAATACAACACTTTTGTTCAACTGGAAG AAAAAGAACTTTTGcgattttaatttaaaagaattcaAACTATCcaaggaaaaaaat GAGAGCATGACAGACATAAaggagaaaaagaagaaatatgaGAAACTAATGAACGTTGGTAAAACGATG CTCAGGGAAAACAAATATGAAGACGAAAAAGTAAATCTTGAAGaagatttttatatacatatgtggatacttataaaaaaaagcttaGATCTAAGAAAAGATGTTTTTATAGAAATGTCTTCAG gCAAGGAATACGACATCGACGATTGCCCATATAGATCCATTTTTTACTTGTGGAacgaaaaaaatgtttat atTAACATAAACAAGactgaaaaaataaaaatactgaTATCCCAACTAAAGAACAAAGAGTATTTCGTCCCTGCATTTTAtgaggaaataaaaaacaaagtaaaaaaaaaggacaaaacATTTACAAAGAAGGGAAAATATAGAACTGTcgtttttaaatttgttcCAGTAAATATTGAT GCACTAACTCCTATTGTTGAAAACAAATTTTACGTAATAAGAAAAGACAGATTTCTCTTGAAATACCCTCATG GTAGCAAGACTACATTTTATAACAACTGCAAGAAGGATGAATATGGCTATTTTCTCCAG CACGACGGACTAACAGAAATGCATACACATTATACAAACAAATTCTATACAGACATTGAATCTGTCTGTAGCTTTTATAAGCATAGAag AGACAGGAAAAGAGCTAAAATATATCTGCCACAGAAATTTAAAACTATTGAATATTACGATGATTGCGGTCACCAACGTTTAAAGAAACTAGAACAA AGGATAGGGTTTTATTCGCGTTTCACGTTTTACGCAAATAG GGCGGATGGACTAGCATATTATGTTGAG ATAAAGGACTACAAACTGATggaatatttcattaatcgGAATGATGAGTATAAAGGAAGAAACAGAAAAACATTATTCTTAATc ACGTTTGAGGGAGATGAGTACTATGTAACGAAAATCACTGtgaaatatagaaataag aaTGCTAagaatggaataaaaaaaaaagttttcctAATACCGGAAAATAAGATAATCCTTGTTTATTACAatgaatataacaaaattagtAATGTTTGTGAGGTTTATGAAAAATGCATAAGATACAATGAAGACACGGAGGAG GATGAAGAAGTGATAGcgtataaaagaaattttatatacaagCATTTTGTGAATTATCAGGACTCAACAGAAGGCAat AAACTATACTTGCTGAAAGAGGAAGGCGAAATTTTTCAAGATATAAAGAATATCTATGACAATGTCATATGTTCAATTATTAGG gaaaagaaagaaatcaAACGAATGGAGGATGCTTACCAATATATGCCTAACAACATCACTAACATAAATGAGATCGTTTATCATGAGAACAACGAAATAGATCTATTCAACAAAAAGTTAATGCAAGACAACCTAAAtgtgtataatttttactataCCTATCCTTGGAATAATCATTTAGACATTTCTATGGAAAATAATTTCTTCtcgtcaaaaaaaaaaatgcttacAGTTGAATGTGCCTGTGAcgaaataacatatattgcttcagagaagaaaaatgaaCCCCAATATGAGTACATTCTTGAAGGG AACATGACCTGTGCAg GGTCCAAGTATGATGGTAGTACGAAGTTCACAAAATCGtgtgaaaaggaaaaatgtcAA GATACAGGTAGCATGAAACTGCCAATCTTGGAAAATAGATTGCTGAAATATAAACAGGAGTTACTcgaaataaaa